A genomic segment from Truepera sp. encodes:
- the asnS gene encoding asparagine--tRNA ligase: MKIVTIDSLPQHIGEHVQLHGWLTGIRSSGKIAFLQLRDGSGFVQGVLAKNDVDEQTFELARSLAQESSVSVVGEVRADARAQGGVELGLSEVRLIGASGDYPITPKEHGVDFLSEHRHLYLRHKVPWAILRIRDEVERAVHDFFSQRGFTRFDAPFFMPTAVEGTTSLFEISLFDEDSAYLSQSGQLYAEAGAMALGKVYTFGPTFRAEKSKTRRHLLEFWMIEPEVAFLDHEGNMQLQEDMVAYLVGRVIEKRRPELELLGRDVSLLEASAQGGFPRISYDEALAFLATKGENLEFGDDLGAAHETLLGEHYDRPVFVELWPTAAKAFYMEPVPGDPTRVLAADLICPEGYGELIGGSQRIHDLGLLERRIAEHGLPTEAFAWYLDLRRFGSVPHSGYGMGLERFLAWLTGAHHLREVIPFPRMLTRMYP, encoded by the coding sequence ATGAAGATCGTCACCATCGATTCGTTGCCGCAGCACATCGGCGAACACGTGCAGCTCCACGGTTGGCTGACCGGCATCCGGTCGAGCGGCAAGATTGCCTTCTTGCAGTTGCGTGACGGCAGCGGTTTCGTGCAGGGCGTACTGGCCAAGAACGACGTAGACGAGCAGACGTTCGAGCTCGCGCGCTCGCTGGCGCAGGAGTCCTCGGTCTCCGTCGTGGGCGAGGTGCGCGCCGACGCGCGGGCGCAGGGCGGCGTGGAACTCGGGCTCTCCGAGGTCAGGCTCATCGGCGCCAGCGGCGACTACCCCATCACGCCGAAGGAACACGGCGTCGACTTCCTGTCGGAGCACCGTCACCTCTACTTGCGCCACAAGGTCCCCTGGGCCATCCTTCGGATCCGCGACGAGGTCGAGCGGGCTGTCCACGACTTCTTCAGCCAACGCGGCTTCACACGCTTCGACGCACCGTTCTTCATGCCCACCGCCGTCGAGGGGACCACGAGCCTCTTCGAGATCTCGCTGTTCGACGAGGACAGCGCCTACCTCTCGCAGTCGGGTCAGCTCTACGCCGAGGCCGGCGCCATGGCGCTGGGCAAGGTCTACACCTTCGGGCCAACGTTCCGGGCCGAGAAGAGCAAGACGCGCCGGCACCTCCTCGAGTTCTGGATGATCGAGCCGGAAGTGGCGTTCTTGGATCACGAGGGGAACATGCAGCTCCAGGAGGACATGGTGGCTTACCTCGTGGGCCGCGTGATCGAGAAGCGCCGCCCCGAGCTCGAGCTGCTGGGCCGCGACGTCAGCCTGCTGGAAGCGAGCGCCCAGGGCGGGTTCCCCCGCATCAGCTACGACGAAGCCCTCGCATTCCTCGCCACCAAGGGGGAGAACCTGGAGTTCGGCGACGACCTGGGTGCGGCCCACGAGACGCTCCTAGGCGAACACTACGACCGTCCGGTCTTCGTCGAGCTGTGGCCGACCGCCGCCAAGGCCTTCTACATGGAGCCCGTGCCGGGCGACCCCACCCGCGTGCTCGCTGCCGACCTGATCTGCCCCGAGGGCTACGGGGAGCTCATCGGCGGCTCGCAGCGCATCCACGACCTCGGGCTGCTCGAGCGGCGCATCGCGGAGCACGGTCTCCCCACCGAGGCGTTCGCGTGGTACCTCGACCTGCGGCGCTTCGGCAGCGTGCCGCACTCGGGCTACGGCATGGGCCTGGAGAGGTTCCTTGCGTGGTTGACCGGGGCCCACCACCTGCGTGAGGTCATCCCCTTCCCGCGGATGCTCACCCGCATGTACCCCTGA
- a CDS encoding N-acetylmuramoyl-L-alanine amidase produces the protein MRPARTLLLVLLALLAAVAGAEPRLLVNGREIAGNTTSLVSGTSYAPGSALARALGADLTGDAGRGLVTLQAGGRVLQLTLVEEAGAAPTPAVWLDGRDVPGGPAVSVGGEIFLPVKPVAEALGASVTYLSSEDTVMVVQPRGRLSAMRLQDSGTERIELSLSAPVRYTTFYNEPLSTLFVYLDRTDVEARLDPLEGKAFKLATATSQNGATEVRVQLEPGTNYLVYAVPDGRGFRLNLSFDEAGEAPATRRVSVVLDPGHGGDDLGVVSAGLGSESTLTLAFAKRLAAALEGRGMQVQLTRQADAPVDVPERSRAGIGADLFISIHSAALDLGEFRVYYLGDANNVTSLEMAVRENAAQAARQDETDAIRRKILLGLVPDLDIGRRVAEAISERLFAVGGYRAESITSAPLQVLGGAAGRGVLFEFAAADLASEGLPERFADALEQLVRDGSIGLPR, from the coding sequence ATGAGGCCCGCCCGCACCCTGCTCCTGGTCCTTCTCGCCCTCCTGGCCGCCGTGGCCGGCGCCGAGCCGCGCCTGCTGGTGAATGGCCGCGAGATCGCCGGGAACACCACCTCACTTGTGTCAGGCACGAGCTACGCCCCCGGCAGCGCCCTTGCGCGGGCCTTAGGGGCGGACCTGACCGGCGACGCCGGTAGGGGCCTCGTCACCCTCCAGGCCGGCGGGCGGGTGCTTCAGCTGACCTTGGTCGAAGAGGCCGGCGCCGCGCCGACGCCGGCAGTGTGGCTCGACGGCCGCGACGTGCCCGGCGGACCGGCCGTGAGCGTCGGGGGCGAGATCTTCCTGCCCGTCAAGCCGGTGGCCGAGGCGCTGGGCGCCAGCGTCACCTACTTGAGTTCCGAGGACACCGTGATGGTGGTGCAACCGCGCGGGCGCCTGTCGGCGATGCGGTTACAAGACAGCGGCACGGAGCGGATCGAGCTTAGCCTCAGCGCCCCCGTGCGCTACACCACCTTCTACAACGAACCCCTGTCCACGCTCTTCGTCTACTTGGACCGCACCGACGTCGAGGCACGCCTGGACCCGCTGGAGGGCAAGGCGTTCAAGCTCGCCACCGCCACCTCGCAGAACGGCGCCACCGAGGTGCGCGTGCAGCTGGAACCCGGCACCAACTACCTCGTGTACGCGGTGCCGGACGGTCGAGGCTTCCGCCTGAACCTGTCCTTCGACGAGGCCGGTGAGGCCCCGGCGACGAGACGGGTCTCGGTCGTCCTGGACCCGGGGCATGGCGGCGACGACCTGGGGGTGGTCAGCGCCGGCCTCGGCAGCGAATCGACCCTCACGCTCGCCTTCGCGAAACGACTCGCGGCCGCCCTCGAGGGGCGTGGCATGCAAGTGCAGCTCACGCGCCAGGCCGACGCCCCGGTCGACGTACCGGAGCGCTCTCGCGCCGGGATCGGCGCCGATCTGTTCATCAGCATCCATTCCGCCGCGCTCGACCTGGGCGAGTTCCGGGTTTACTACCTGGGCGACGCCAACAACGTCACGTCGTTGGAGATGGCCGTGCGCGAGAACGCCGCGCAGGCCGCCCGACAGGACGAGACGGACGCCATCAGGCGGAAGATCCTCCTCGGCCTGGTGCCCGACCTCGACATCGGCAGGCGCGTGGCCGAGGCCATCTCCGAGCGCCTCTTCGCCGTGGGTGGTTACAGGGCGGAGAGCATCACCAGCGCGCCCCTGCAGGTCTTGGGCGGCGCGGCCGGTCGTGGCGTGCTCTTCGAGTTCGCCGCCGCCGACCTCGCCTCCGAAGGGCTGCCGGAGCGCTTCGCGGACGCCTTGGAGCAACTCGTTCGAGACGGCAGCATCGGCCTTCCGAGGTGA
- the smpB gene encoding SsrA-binding protein SmpB, with protein MLRNRRATHDYELLETFEAGLELTGSEVKSLRQGGGSIAEAYAKVMNGQVFVEGMTIPVYQEASYNNHEPTRTRRLLLNAREIDEIAKGLERRGLTLVPLKLYFKGGWAKLEVALARGKKLHDKRSDAAKKDAQREMERELARGGRK; from the coding sequence ATGCTACGTAACAGACGCGCAACCCACGACTACGAACTGCTCGAGACCTTCGAGGCCGGCCTGGAACTGACGGGCAGCGAGGTCAAGTCGTTGCGTCAGGGCGGGGGGTCCATCGCCGAGGCCTACGCGAAGGTGATGAACGGGCAGGTCTTCGTGGAGGGCATGACGATCCCCGTCTACCAGGAGGCCAGCTACAACAACCACGAGCCCACGCGAACCCGGCGGCTCCTGTTGAACGCGCGCGAGATCGACGAGATCGCCAAGGGCTTGGAGCGACGCGGACTGACGCTCGTGCCGCTCAAGCTCTACTTCAAGGGCGGCTGGGCCAAGCTCGAGGTGGCCCTGGCGCGCGGCAAGAAGCTCCACGACAAGCGCAGCGACGCGGCCAAGAAGGACGCCCAGCGCGAGATGGAACGCGAACTCGCCCGCGGGGGCCGCAAATGA